GCCTTCTGCCCTTCCGGCGACACCAGCCAGTCGATGAAGGCTTGCCCTTCGGCTTTCTTCACATGCGAATGCTTTTGCGGATTGACGAGAATGACGCCGTATTGATTGAACAGCTTGTTGTCGCCTTGAACGGCGATATCGAGATCGCCTCTGTTCTTGAACGACAGCCAGGTCCCGCGATCGGTCAGCACATAGGCGTTCGACGCCGAGGCGGTGTTGAGCGCAGCGCCCATGCCCTGCCCGATCTCCTTGTACCAAGGGCCCTTATCGGCAGCGATATCGATGCCGGCCTGCTTCCAGAGATTGAGTTCGGCCGAATGCGTCCCGGACTTGTCGCCGCGCGAGATGAACGGCGCCTGCTTGCTCTTGATCGTCTTCAGCGCCGCGACGATGTCTTTAGATCCCTTGATGCCGGCCGGATCGCTCTTCGGCCCGACCAGGACGAAGTCGTTATACATCACCGGGTAGCGCTTCACGCCCGCGCCCTCGGATACGAATTTCTCTTCCTGTCCTCTGGCATGGACGAACACGACGTCGGCATCGCCACGGCGGCCGGTATCGAGCGCCTGACCGGTGCCTTGCGAGACCACCTTCACGTCGATGCCGGTCTTCTTCTTGAACAGCGGCAGGATATGATTGAACAAGCCGGAATCCGTGGTCGATGTCGTCGATGACACGACGATGGATTTGTCTTGGGATTTGTCCTGAGATTTGTCCTGCGCGAGTACGGGCGATGTAAGAGCGATCAGCGCAACGGCACCGAATGCAACAAGCTGACGACGATAAAGCATATCTTTCCTCCGGCTGTCGATCATTCAAACAAGCAACTCGCCGGCGACGAAACGACGTGCGGCGTCGGTCTTTGGCGAATTGAAAAAGGTCATCGTGTCGGCCGCCTCCACAATGCGCCCGCGATGCATCAGCACGATCTCGCCGGCGAGACGGCGCGCTTCGCCAAGGTTGTGTGTCGCCATCACGATCTTGATGCCGCGTGCGGCGATGTTTTGAATGATGTCTTCGGTGGCCTTGGTCGCGGCAGGATCGAGACTTGCCGTCGGCTCGTCGAGAAAAAGAATTTCCGGTTCTTTGGCCAGCGCACGCGCAATCGCAAGACGCTGCTGTTCGCCACCGGACATGCGCCGCGCCGGGCGCTCGCCAAGTCCGCTCAATCCGACCAGCGCCAGCAATTCATCCGCACGCTTGCTGCGCTCAGTGCGAGGGACACCCGCAGCGGCGAGTGCGTAGTGGAGATTGCCGATCGCGGATCGTCGCAGCATCACCGGCCGCTGGAACACGATGGCGCGGCGCAGCGGCGGCACATCGCTCCGTCCGCCGAAGGTGACGCGACCGGATGTCGGCCGGACGAGGCCCATCGCCACGCGCATCAGGCTGGTCTTGCCCGAACCATTGGGGCCGACCAGAACGGTCGGAGCACCGGCGGAGAAGGTCAGCGTGACGTGGTCGAGGATCGTCACCTCGCGCGCGAGCAACGAGACTTCTTCGAGCATGACAGGAAGATCGGAAAGCGGTGCGCGCATCGCCATCACCCGGCGTAGCGTTCGCCGGCCCGGCGCATCGCCCAGGCCAGAGCATTCACGATCATCACCAAAGTCAGCAGAATGACGCCAAGACCAATGGCGAGAGAAAGGTCGCCTTTCGACGTTTCGAGCGCGATTGCGGTCGTCATCACGCGGGTGAAGCCATCGATATTGCCGCCGACAATGATGACCGCGCCAACCTCCGCCGCGGCTCTTCCAAAGCCCGCCAGCAAAGCCGTCACCAGGCTATAGCGCCCGTCGCGGATCAGCGTCACAACCCGTTGCAGCGGCCCGACATTCATCGCGTCGAGTTCGTCGCGGTATTCGGCGTAGAGATCCTCGATGGTCTGCCGCGCCAGCGCGGCGATGATCGGTGCAACCAGAATGGTCTGCGCAATGATCATTGCCGTCGGCGTGAAGAGGAGGCCCAGCGAGCCGAACGCGCCGGAACGCGACAGAAGAAGATAGACAACGAGACCGACCACCACCGGGGGAAGGCCCATCAACGCATTCAGGACGATGATAACGGCATTGCGTCCAGGAAATTTCGTCAATGCGATCAAGGCCCCGAACGGTATCCCGATCACGGCAGCGCAGGCCACCGCCGACAGACTGACGATCAGCGACAGCCGAACGATCGCCAGCAGGGCCGGATCGGCCCGCAGGATCAAGTCCAAGGCTGAAGCATCGGTCGGCATGCAATTGCTGTTGCATTCACACGCATAAGGGTCAATTTTCGGAGCAAATTCATCTCAGCGCAGGCCTGTTCATGCCGGAATTACTCAATACCGACGAGGCCGCCACGTATCTGCGGTTGAGCGAGCGCAAGCTCTATGAGCTGGTGGCCAGTGGCGCGATCCCCTGCAGCAAGGTTACTGGCCGCTGGCTGTTTCCGAAGGCCGCGCTCGACCGCTGGGTTGCGTCCGGCCTGCCTTCCTCGTTGAAAACACTGGAGATCTCGTCGCCGCCCATCGTCGGCGGCAGCCACGACCCGCTGCTGGAATGGGCCTTGCGCGAGAGCGGTTGCGGCCTCGCCAGCCTGCCGGAAGGCTCGGAGGCCGGCCTCCGCCGCCTCGCCCGCCGCGAGGTCATCGCCGCGGCGATCCACCTGCACCCGTTAACGGGCGAACATGACCGCGCCAATATCGATGCCGTTACCGAGGCTCCGGGGCTGCATGATGCGGTGCTGATCGGATTCTCCTTGCGCGAACAGGGGCTTGTGGTCGCTCCTGGCAACCCGCTCGGCCTTCGTGACATCGCCCAATTGGCCCATTCCGGCCTGCGGGTCGCGCGGCGGCAGGACGGGGCCGGCGCGCAATTGCTGCTGCTGTCACTGCTGGCCAGCGTCGGCATCGACCCTGCCGCGCTGAATCTCACCCGGCCGGATTGCGTCACCGGCACCGACATCGCCGACAGGATCCGGCGCGGGCAGGCCGATTGCGGCATCGCCACGCGCTCGGTCGCGCAGGCTGCGGGAATGGAGTTCGTGCCCCTGATCTGGGAGCGCTTCGACCTTGTTCTGCGCCAGCGCGACTATTTTTTGCCCGGACCGTCGGCGTTGTTCGGCTTTGTCCGGTCGGACCGTTTCCGGCAGCGCGCGTCAGACCTTGGGGGTTATGATCTCTCCGTCTGTGGCGAGATCCGGCTGGTCAATTGAGCAATCCGGCCGGCACCGTTTAATCGTCTGTGCATCGCGACCGTTTCTCTTGATAAATCCGGCAGATGCGGTCAAAAGACCCGCGCCGGAGAGGTGGCCGAGTGGCTGAAGGCGCACGCTTGGAAAGCGTGTATACGGGAAACCGTATCGAGGGTTCGAATCCCTCTCTCTCCGCCAACTGCTCTGTGGCTAGCGTTCTCTCGCGCGATCTGATGTGGTGAAAATCGCCACGTCCTGCGGGACTTTTGCAGCGGACCTCTGCACTGCCGCGCCTTCCGTCAATGGAGTCGTCGTTCTCTGTGGGCTGTGTTTCTCTCGACCTGTGGACTAGATGAATTCGGTACGGATTTCGATGTCGTTGAACGGCCGAGGCTTTTTCGCTGAACGCAATCCGTACGATTGGCAAGGTGACTTGAGTGGCGAGTGCACGTCGTCGCCAAACCGATCTTTGATAGCTGGTACAATTTTCGTCGCCGCGCTACGAGCGCTCGCAGATCAGTTGCTCCGCGGACCTTAGGAACTGAATTGGGATAACGGTATACTTCACAATGGATCATCGAATCGCCCGCTCGACTGATAATCCCCGGCCGGCTGCTGGCTCTTTTGAGGCTCTACCGCGGCGCATTTTCATCGACTCCTGTACGGTCCAAACCCTGCAGAAATACGGCGAGTATATCTATGACGGTGGTTCGATCCGGCCCCATGATGCCATTCACCGGATCCCGGATGGCCTGGACAATGTCGAGGCACTGAGAGCGGTGTGCCAGGTTACGAGCCGTGCGATGTTTCAATGGATCGTCTCAGATGCGAGTCGACAGGAGGCGGCAGCGAAGGGTGATTTTGGTCACCTGCAATGGTTGTTCGAGATCGACGACTATTCGCGAAGCTTCTTGCACGAGACTGGCGCATCGCCGGAGAGCCGAGCGCTCGCGTCGAGGCTCGACGAGCCAAAGTTCGGCTATCTCGGGGCGGGCGACCGCATCCTGTTGCAGGATGCGGTCTTCCTGCAGTGTGACTCGTTTTTGACCATGGAACGCAAGCTTCCAAAGAACGCCGCTCATATCGAGCGTGAGCTCGGGATCCGCGTACTCACGCCGATCACCTATTGGGAGATGCTGCGGCCATGGGCGGCTCTCTGGTGGTGAGCGCGAGTCTGTCGGGAACCCGATGAAGATCTTCTGGGCTTGGCAGTCTGACACACCGGGTAAAACGGGCCGCTACTTCGTGCGCGAGGCACTGGTGGACGCCATCAAGGTCTTGAAGCAGCCGGAAGAGGTGGAAGAGCCGACCAAGGCCGAGAACCGCGAAAGCATGCATCTCGATCAGGATAGGCAAAACGTCACCGGCAGCCCGGCTCTCGCCGATACCATCAAACGCAAGATACGCGAATCCGCGGTGTTCATCGGCGACGTTGCGCCCGTGTCGAAGATTCCGAGGCGGAGAGGTATCAGGGATTCACGCGAAAAGAGAAACATGAACCCAAACGTGGCGATCGAGCTTGGGTACGCCCAGCATGCGCTAGGAGACGAGCGGGTGCTGATGGTCCTGAACGAGCACTACGGCGGCAGGGAATTTCTGCCATTCGATCTGCAGCACCATGCGGGGCCGATCATCTACAGCTTGAGGCCGGACGCAACAAAAGAAGAGATAGTTGCTGAGCACGCCAAATTGCGCGGCCAATTCGTGACCGCCCTACGCGGATTTCTCGGAGCCGCCCCCGCGGTCGTCACGCCACCCTTTCCCTCGGTTCCGCCCGCGACGACGCCAGCCGTGTGGTTTAAGCGCGGCGAGGTCGTGGCGAAGTTCGACGACGAGACCGAGTATGGATTTGCCGATGATAAGGGAATGTATCTAAAGCTCTCTCCGCGGACGGCGCTCGCCAAGCCGTTCACAACCGGCGAACTGTATGGATTGGCTCGGCAGTCACAGTTTGGGCTGCTGTATCGGCAGCAGGCTGGCCTGCCTCACCACAATGCTCGCGGCGCCGTCCTTCTGGAGCCGGTGAGCGGCTCTGGCGGCCGACTCCGCGCTGCCACGCAAGTGTTTCATAACGGCGAGATATGGAGCATCGGCCGCGACCTGCTAGTTGATAACGAGTACGGCAAACTGGTTCCGGTGAAGCTGTTGGAGACAGCGTTCCGCGAAGCGCTCACGCGGCACGTCGATTTCATGCAGACCAAGCTTGGTATTCCACCGCCCTATACGGTCGAGTTCGGCGCTGCTGGCATGCTCGGCTATTCGCTCGTCATTAATACGAACATCGATAATCCTTACGAACTCCGCGACGACACGTTCTCTGAGACGTTCGTCTTGGCGGAGGTATCCAGCCAGGCGATCGATGCCGCCCTGCTGAGAATTTATGAGGCCTTCTTTAGGCGGACGGGCTACCCGCGGCCTCCGAATCTATTCGGTTTTCCGCCACCCGCTGGTCGCTAGGCTTCCCGCCTCCCACCAGGCGAAAACATACGATTCAACAGCAATTTAGCCGCTCCTCCCGCAAACCCTCTGCCGGCTGGTAGCTTCCAATTGGCACCTGGTTGGCACCTGGATTTTGCCCCTGGAAGAGATTCCATTTGACTCTATACATCGCCCAAATTAAATGATTTTATATCGACTAAATTAGCGGATAAAACGTAGGCCACGGAGGCTCGTATGCTCGACAAAGCGGGAGCTGAAGGCAAAGAAAGCAAGGCCGCAAAGGCCACCAGCAAGCGCGAAAAATTTGTCCTGTTGGCCGAAAGCCGCACGAGAACGGCGATCAAGGCCATTCGAATTATCGCCAAATTGGGCAATCGGAACGCGTACGACTATACCGAGGCCGACGTAAAGAAGATCGCCGGTGCGCTGAGCCGGGAGATCGAGGCTCTTAGGGCCCGCATGCTCTCGACCGGGGGCAAAGACGTCGTGGATTTCAAACTTTAGAGTTCTCTAGGCGTGCCTAAGCACGGGAGGAGTGAATGACTGCGTCCACGTCAACCGACCTACTCGGTCGTTTGCTGACCGCTCGATCGACCGCCCAGATCGAGGCAATCCTGGCCACGCTGCCGATCGTCTCCCCTGATGACTACCAATGGGTCTCCGCCGACGACCGCTCGTCGTCTTGGCGGGACGGCAAGCTCCACTGGGTACCGGTGGGCCTTGATCGCGGGAATGGTGGGCGCATCAAGCTCGCCGGCGAGCCGATGAACCCGCTTGCGGAGCGCACGGTAAACGGGATGGAGGCGCTGATCGAGCTCGCCCGTCTCCGGGAACTCAAGAAGAACCCGGGGGCGGTGAGGCCGGCCAACCCGCGCGACGCGGTGCTGCGCTACTTTGGCTTCCCGAAGATCGACACCATCGAGCGCCTCGAAGACGAGGAGCGCAACGCACTCCGCGCCAAGATCGACGAGGTGCGGAAGAACCTGTCGGTCACGCTCGACCACGACAAGAAGTCGAAGCAGTTCTCCGTCACCATCCGCGACCATGGCATGGG
The genomic region above belongs to Pseudorhodoplanes sinuspersici and contains:
- a CDS encoding ABC transporter ATP-binding protein; translation: MAMRAPLSDLPVMLEEVSLLAREVTILDHVTLTFSAGAPTVLVGPNGSGKTSLMRVAMGLVRPTSGRVTFGGRSDVPPLRRAIVFQRPVMLRRSAIGNLHYALAAAGVPRTERSKRADELLALVGLSGLGERPARRMSGGEQQRLAIARALAKEPEILFLDEPTASLDPAATKATEDIIQNIAARGIKIVMATHNLGEARRLAGEIVLMHRGRIVEAADTMTFFNSPKTDAARRFVAGELLV
- a CDS encoding helix-turn-helix transcriptional regulator — protein: MPELLNTDEAATYLRLSERKLYELVASGAIPCSKVTGRWLFPKAALDRWVASGLPSSLKTLEISSPPIVGGSHDPLLEWALRESGCGLASLPEGSEAGLRRLARREVIAAAIHLHPLTGEHDRANIDAVTEAPGLHDAVLIGFSLREQGLVVAPGNPLGLRDIAQLAHSGLRVARRQDGAGAQLLLLSLLASVGIDPAALNLTRPDCVTGTDIADRIRRGQADCGIATRSVAQAAGMEFVPLIWERFDLVLRQRDYFLPGPSALFGFVRSDRFRQRASDLGGYDLSVCGEIRLVN
- a CDS encoding ABC transporter permease, which encodes MPTDASALDLILRADPALLAIVRLSLIVSLSAVACAAVIGIPFGALIALTKFPGRNAVIIVLNALMGLPPVVVGLVVYLLLSRSGAFGSLGLLFTPTAMIIAQTILVAPIIAALARQTIEDLYAEYRDELDAMNVGPLQRVVTLIRDGRYSLVTALLAGFGRAAAEVGAVIIVGGNIDGFTRVMTTAIALETSKGDLSLAIGLGVILLTLVMIVNALAWAMRRAGERYAG
- a CDS encoding extracellular solute-binding protein, encoding MLYRRQLVAFGAVALIALTSPVLAQDKSQDKSQDKSIVVSSTTSTTDSGLFNHILPLFKKKTGIDVKVVSQGTGQALDTGRRGDADVVFVHARGQEEKFVSEGAGVKRYPVMYNDFVLVGPKSDPAGIKGSKDIVAALKTIKSKQAPFISRGDKSGTHSAELNLWKQAGIDIAADKGPWYKEIGQGMGAALNTASASNAYVLTDRGTWLSFKNRGDLDIAVQGDNKLFNQYGVILVNPQKHSHVKKAEGQAFIDWLVSPEGQKAIADYKINGQQLFFPNATAQGV